CGGTCGCCGGGCGCGCCACGGCGTTCAGCATGTCCTTCGCGCGCATCAGGGCCACGGCCTGCGTCAGGCGCAGCACGGGGTCGGTGGCGGGGGCAAGCCCGATTTCGCAGATGGTGCCGATGATCAGCGCCGGGTCGGCCCCGGTTTCGGCGCGCAGGTCCTTGTCCCAGCGGCCGGAGATATGGTCGAGCAGCAGGAAGACTTCGTACAGCTCGCGCACGAAAATGAATTCCTCGAGCCGCACCCTTTCGCCATCGCCCGGCGCAGGGTCGGGTGGCGGCCCGGGTGGCGGCCCGCGGGTTGGACCAATTTCTTCGGGGGTTGTGGACATGGCCTCCTCCACCGTGCTGGTGAGGCCATTCTACGCCCGCGCCGCCCGCCCGATGGCCGGCGGCGTCAGCCGCTTTTGCGCAAACGAGACACTGGCGTGCGCACTACAGCCCCGGAATCACGGCCCGGAATCACAGCCCTGAATCACAGCCCTGAATCACAGCCCTGGATGGTACTGCCGCTCCAGCTGCTTCAGCACGTCTTCCTTGTAGAACAGCACGTCCTTGAACTCGCCGCGCGCATACATCTCCGCCTGGTCGCTGAAGTGCGGCGACGCCGGATCGCCGCTCTGCCCGCCGGCCAGGATGCTTTTCGCGCGGATCTTCGGCCCGAACTCGACGGCGGCCACGAAGCTGTTGCCCCGGTCGCCGTAGATGCGCTTCGTGGTTTGCGGCGACGTCATGCCGTACGCCGCCAGCGCGCCCCAGTTGCCGGAGGCATAGGGCACCGGGATGCTGGGCTTGCTGTCGTCGAACGGCTGCACGATGTCGCCAGTGAGCCGCTGGAACCGGTTGATCTCGCCCCATGGCGTGCGCCACGTGCCGAACGCGCTCTCCAATCTTGCCGACGCGCGCGACAGCGCCTCCAGCCGCTGCACCGGCGTGAGGCGCTTCTCGGCATATTCGAGCACCGGCATGCCCTCCTCCTTCGCCGCCGGTCCATGGGTCTTCACCAGGTCCTGCAGCCAGTAGATGCCCAGCGACGTGGGCACCGACGTCAGTGAATAGCGCATGTCCCAGTCGCGCAGCTCGGCGACCTGGCCCGCCAGGCCGGCCTTTTGCAGCGAGCTTGCCGGGGTTTCATCGTAGGCCTGCACCAGCAGCGGCAGCAGCGGCTCGAACGCCGTCAGGCGGCTGTCGTAGGCCGCCGCGATCAGCGATTCCAGCGTGAAATCGTTTTTGTTTTCCAGCACGCGCACGGCGTGGATGCCGCGCGGGTTTTCCGGGTTCATCGACATGTAGGCGGGATAATCCTGCCTGCGCGGGCTGTATTGCCCGGCCGCCGAATAGGGCCAGTTGTTCGTGTTCTGGATCCAGCCGTTCTTCGGATTGAACAGGCGGATGGTTTCCTCCACGCTGTGCAGGCCCTTCCAGTCGGTGGCCGGATCGCTGCCGTCCACCGGTTTCGTGTAATCGAAGCGCGGGTCGCGTTTCGGAATGAAATTGCCGTGGAAATAGGCGATATTGCCGTCCGCATCGGCATACACGGTGTTGTTCGACGAATTGGTGCGCAGCGCCATCGCCTTCCAGAACGCCTTGTAGTCGCGCGCCTTGGTGCGCAGGTACGACTGCTGCAGCGCCTTCAGCGGCTCGTTCATCAGCGCCACGGACACCCACTTGTCGCCCTCGCGCCGCACCACCGGGCCATGGTGCGTGAAATAGGCGGTGACCTTCTTTTCCGCCATGCCGCCGATGACCTTGAACGGCAGGGTGATCTCCACCTCCTTCACCTGGCGCAGTTCCTTGCCGTACTGGTACCAGTACTTGCCGTCCTTCCTGACGACGGTTTCCAGGAACTCGTCGATGACGTCGCCGCCGCCGGACGTGTGCATCCAGCCCAGCCGGTCGTTGAACCCCTGGTAGACGAAGAACTGGCCCCACGTGACGGCGCCGTAGGCATTGAGCCCCGCCTCGCTGACCACGTGGATCTCGGGCCGGAAGTAGAACGACGTGTGCGGATTGATCATCAGGAGCGCGTTGCCGCTGCTGCTGATCTTCGGCGCGATGGCGAAGCCGTTCGAGCCGCCCGGCTCCTTGTCCAGGCCGCCGCGACCGGACGCCGACGGGGATTCCTGCAGAGGCGCGGCGGCCAGCACCGGGATATCCGCGTAAAAACGGTGCAGCGCCGGCACGTCCACTTCCTCGATGTCGCCGCCGATGCTGCCTTCCGAGAAGCTCAGCGCCATCCACGGCTCGAAGCGCGCGATCAGTTGCGGCCGCACCTGCGGGTGCGTGTGCAGGTACCAGTTCAGGCCATCGGCCCAGGCGTTCATCAGCCCCTTCAGCCATGCCGGGCTGGCCTTGTACTGCGCCTTGAGCCCTTCGGGACGGATGAACAGCTTCATCCGCAGGTCTTCATACAGCGCCTTTTCGCCGTCCACCTCGGCCGTGCGGCCCAGCGCGGTGATGAAATTGCGCTCCACCCGCCGGAAATCGTCTTCCGCCTGCGCGAACAGCATGCCGAAGACCGCATCCGCATCCGTCTTGCCGTACACGTGCGGGATGCCCCACCTGTCGCGCAGGATCGTCACGCGCTTGGCCTGCGCCTGCAGGCGCAGCACCTCGGCGGCATCGAGCTTCGTGGCCGCCGGCCCGGCGGGAGCCGCCAGCGCAGCGATCGGAAGGAGGCAGGCAATTGCGACGGCGGTTCTCGGCATTTCAGGACCCTTCATGGCGGTGGATTGGGTGATGCGGGATGCGGCGTGTTGCGGTTACATATATAAAAGGTCGAAGATAAAGACCGGCCCGTCATGGGCCGCTCCACGATGCAGCGGACTACGATGCGTCGACCAGCTGTTCGATCCGGTCGCGCAGCCCGGCATTCTCGGCACGCAGCGCGGCATTCTTTGCCTTCAGCTCGGCCACTTCCGCGCGCAGGTGCTCGACTTCCGTCAGCGGCTGGCCCGGCTGCGATGGTGTCTCGCCACCATCCTCCCACGGGGCCGGCTTCGCCGGCTTGGCCGGGCGGGATGCGGCGCGCTGGTCGCGCACTTCCTTCGCGGCCTGCTGCAGCGATTTCTTGCCGCCGGCGACGGCGCTGACCTGGTCTTCCGCCGGCAGCGACGCCACGGTGGCCGCGGCGTTGATCGAGATCGTGCCGGTGCGCACGGCTTCCACCAGTTCCGGCGTGGCCGTCTTCTGGATCTTCTCGATCTGCGAGATGGTATTGCTGGACAGGCGCGCGGCGCGCGCGATGTCCTCGCGCGACGTGCGCACCTTCGGCGCGGCCGCTTCGGCATCGGAGTCGGGCGGCGCGATGGCCGCATCTTCCGCCCTGATGCGCGCGGCGTCGGCTTCCAGCCGCTTGGCCAGGATATCCTTCTTGCGCAGCGCGAGCACGCCGCGCTGGAAGTCGGACACGCTGCGGCGGCCCAGGTGGTTGTCGATCATCCACAACATCACGTCTTCCATGCTGCCGAAGCGTTCGTTCTGCACGACCTTGAAGGGAATGCCGTGTTTCTGGCAGATGGCATAGCGGTTATGGCCGTCGACGAGCACGTCGTTCCACAGCACGAGCGCATCGCGGCACCCTTCGGCCAGCAGGCTGCGCTCGAGCGCATCGTGCTCGGCCTCGGTCAGCGGCTCGATATAGGCGCGCAGACTGTCGTTAATCTGGATTTGCATTGGCGGTGTTCCTTGAAAAAGCAAGCGGCACGCCGTTGGCGTGCCGTCCAGCATGCTACACCAATGGGGCGGGTGGCGGAAGTTCGGGGTGGCGGGATCGAAGGCTCCTCGGGACATGCACGGGGGCTCTGGAAGTTAGCGTGCGGACATGTCATAATGCCGGGCTGTGCCCCGGTGGTGAAATTGGTAGACACACCGGACTTAAAATCCGTTGCCTGCAAGGGCGTGCCGGTTCGATTCCGGCCCGGGGCACCAGTCTACATGCGGGTTTCAAGCGAAGTGACCACTATCAAAACGCTTGAACGTTTTTCCGCAATCCTGACTCTTTTCCGCCATAATGTTAAATGCCTCTTTCTGAGGCATGCGGAATTGTGTCATAAATCACCGCGGCGGATGCTCCCCGGGATCGCTAGGCCTCATCCCTCGAACCGTTCACCATCCTGCCGAGCGCCCGCTCGATCGCCTCCCAGTGCTCGTCCAAAACGCACGCCGTGAACGGTGGCGAGTGGGTCGTTTCCAGCTCGTCGGCAAGGTCTCGCAGCGCGTCGCCAGCCTCTTCGATCGACATCCGTTCATTTTCTTCCATGTGCCCTCCCACGCGAATGGTTGGCGGGCGCCACTGGCGCAGGTTGATCCGCGTCAAAGGCTGAGCAGCTTAGAAGGTAAAAGTCCAGTTTGCATTCCACGACTGCTGAGTGCATCATCTATATAGTTAACTACCTTGCTATACACTGCAAGGAACTCATTAGCTATCGTAGCCTGATCTTCGGCCAATTCCAAACATCCACCTCGACAGTGATCTCGATCATGCTTAAGATAGTCTCAACAAACGAAACTGATATTACAGGACTAAGTAGTTTCACCGGAATACAAAAGCGCTTGACTGAGGCCTGCGAATGGCTAAAAAGAAATGGCGTGCAAGTTTCCAACACTCGTGTTGGTAGGTATCTAAAAATCCTAAGGGAACTAAATGAGGCACGAGCGAATAATTCTTTAGACGCTTACCATGAAAAAAATGGTCATGTATGGATAAATGCAGCCTTCGAAAGCGAGGAATTAATTTGGCTCTATAACAGCCTTAAAGAACACAGTAACGAAAAAGTTATTGAGCGATTAAAACTTGCTGTGAAAGGTAATGACCTGTTTGCTACAGACGAATCAGATAATGCGAGCGGCCGCAACTTTAGCTTGGAGTTATCGACCGCTGGTGCGTTTGCTGCTACAGGATCTAGCGTCGACTTCGGTGGCGAGGCGGATGTCAGGGTTCTATTTCATGAACGTGAGTTATTTATCGAGTGCAAACGCCTCAAATCTGCCAACAAGGCTGAGAAGCGAATAAAGCATGGCTTTGAGCAGCTCAAAAAAAGATACTCTACAGCAAACTCCGCAAAAGCAGCTCGCGGAATCTTAGTGCTTTCTATAAGTAAGCTTGCTAACGAGGGCTTTAATTTATATAAGGGAAAGAACCCCATCGAGTTGTCTCAACAGCTCCAAGCGGAAGCACGTACATTTATCGAGGCGCATAAGCAGCAGCTTGCAAAACGCACGCGTGATAAGCGTACTATTGCTACCGTAATACTTTATGATGCTCCAGGCCACACTTCGGACTTATTTTCAATAAACAAATATATTGTTACTGTTGAGACCTATGGGAATTCGGTGGAAGATATGCTACTCAGGCAGCGTATTTCAGCGACGTTCTCGCAGGCGCTTAATAAACAGATTAGTGCAAGTCAATCGTTATGATCCCTGATGGCAAAAGTCGAAGAGCTCGGCTCAGTAGCCGTACACCTTGGACAGCGCAATCGGCAGCTTGAGTCAGTATGAAGATGGATTTGCCGCAGTCAGTGGCCGCACCAGCCAAACCTGCTCTCGCTTTGTCTTCTGCCCTTCCACTGTCGACTGGATTTCGTAGCCACTAAGGACAAAGCCACGCTGGTCGGCCTGTTCGACAACGGGGTTGAAGAGTGGCTTGCAAACAGAGCCCAATTCCAGCGCGCCAGGCTTCATCAGGTCGGCCATCCGCGTAGAGCCGGTGCCGCCTTGGTGGCGACCCGTAGGCCCCAGCAGCAGGCGCCCGATCAACGGCACTGCAGCCTTGAACTCGTCCCAGTGATGCGCTGGCCGTCGCGGCGTAGAAGAATCACGGCAACAGGGATGGCCAGGAGACGCTCGGTCGTGGGCGGGCTGCCCATGGAATGACTGGTGCCGAACATTCGCGCCTCTGACAAGTACTGTACAAAACAACAGTATATCAGTGCGCTACGGCAGTACCATTTTGATTACCCGGCGGCGATTAGCTGATGCTAAGATTCGATTGCACTTATGACAATCCACTTACTGGAATATTATGAAACGCCTCCTGCTGGCCGCGCTGCTTGCGCCGACCTTCGCTCTCGCAGCGCCTCAAGAACTGTACGTTACCTACACAGGATTCCTGAGCTATAACGCAAACGGCCTTGGGCTCTTTGTGCCTGACCTCAAGCAGGTGCTGCACGTAACTTACGAAGACTTGAATGCGAACGGTTCGATCGAGCTACAGGAGCTGACGCAATTTTCTTTCGGCGAGATCAACTTCGTTGATAGCCTGTGCGCCAGCAGGGAGAAGTGCGTAGAAAGCTTCTCCTATACCCCCGAAAGCGCGCCAGAATTTCTCGCACATGATTACAAAGACGTATCCTCTCCGACTGGCCACTCTTACGATGTGTTCGGCGGCTACCGCTATTACACCGAAGAAGCCGGGGTCACCACAGAGCATAACTTCTGGACGTTAGAGACAACGTACTCGGTATCGGCCGTTCCAGAGCCGGCTACCTATGGGATGCTGCTCGGTGGCCTGGGGATCTTGGGCCTTGCAATGCGTTGCCGCTCTGCTTGATAAAGAGTCGTTCGTTATCTTCCATGGCACCTCCCGGTTAGAATGTTACACGCACGGCATCAGCGAATCTTGATCGGCCTCAAATACGAGCTTGCTCCAGATTTTTAAACAGCAAAAGGGTTTCAGTAATGTTGCCGAAAGTTTATTTTCGATCCGTGACAATTGGAGAGGGTAAAGGACTTCGATGTAAGATACCCTAGAAAAATCTGTTGACTGCTAAATACGAAATGGAGCAAATATAATGAAAAGCACTCTCACTGCAGCCTTACTTGGCGCATTCGCCTTTGCCTCTGCAAGCACTCAAGCGGCCAGTCAGGCACAGGCGACGCTCAGCTCAATTTCCTACGAGCTGATCGACACAGATCTAAACGACGGCATTACGCCGAGCCTTACATTCCTATACCAAAATACTAACCATCGACACGCCGAGGTATGGACATCATATGGGAATCATGCCCAAAACAATGGCGATG
Above is a window of Pseudoduganella dura DNA encoding:
- a CDS encoding penicillin acylase family protein, whose amino-acid sequence is MPRTAVAIACLLPIAALAAPAGPAATKLDAAEVLRLQAQAKRVTILRDRWGIPHVYGKTDADAVFGMLFAQAEDDFRRVERNFITALGRTAEVDGEKALYEDLRMKLFIRPEGLKAQYKASPAWLKGLMNAWADGLNWYLHTHPQVRPQLIARFEPWMALSFSEGSIGGDIEEVDVPALHRFYADIPVLAAAPLQESPSASGRGGLDKEPGGSNGFAIAPKISSSGNALLMINPHTSFYFRPEIHVVSEAGLNAYGAVTWGQFFVYQGFNDRLGWMHTSGGGDVIDEFLETVVRKDGKYWYQYGKELRQVKEVEITLPFKVIGGMAEKKVTAYFTHHGPVVRREGDKWVSVALMNEPLKALQQSYLRTKARDYKAFWKAMALRTNSSNNTVYADADGNIAYFHGNFIPKRDPRFDYTKPVDGSDPATDWKGLHSVEETIRLFNPKNGWIQNTNNWPYSAAGQYSPRRQDYPAYMSMNPENPRGIHAVRVLENKNDFTLESLIAAAYDSRLTAFEPLLPLLVQAYDETPASSLQKAGLAGQVAELRDWDMRYSLTSVPTSLGIYWLQDLVKTHGPAAKEEGMPVLEYAEKRLTPVQRLEALSRASARLESAFGTWRTPWGEINRFQRLTGDIVQPFDDSKPSIPVPYASGNWGALAAYGMTSPQTTKRIYGDRGNSFVAAVEFGPKIRAKSILAGGQSGDPASPHFSDQAEMYARGEFKDVLFYKEDVLKQLERQYHPGL
- a CDS encoding PEP-CTERM sorting domain-containing protein: MKRLLLAALLAPTFALAAPQELYVTYTGFLSYNANGLGLFVPDLKQVLHVTYEDLNANGSIELQELTQFSFGEINFVDSLCASREKCVESFSYTPESAPEFLAHDYKDVSSPTGHSYDVFGGYRYYTEEAGVTTEHNFWTLETTYSVSAVPEPATYGMLLGGLGILGLAMRCRSA